The following proteins come from a genomic window of Mariniflexile sp. TRM1-10:
- a CDS encoding sodium:solute symporter: MNIYDQLEFFDFAVVGMYLLVLIGIGAWISIRNKRPADENYFLAGNSLNWTSIGFNMWGTNVGPSMLIASASIGYSTGIVAGNFSWYAFIFIFLLAVVFAPRYLGARVQTLPEFMGKRFGNSTQNILAWYTIVTVLLSWLSLTLFAGGILIQQILNLPMWLSVVILLLIAGFFTMAGGLKTIAYTNVIQMVLLIIVSFSLMWVGLDKVGGVSALIEKTPSNYWNLFLPSDDVNYPWTAILLGYPIMGVWFWCTDQSMVQSVLGAKSIKQGQLGANFTGWLKIIDVPLFIFPGIMCFILFPNLSNPDEAYMTMVTELFPTGMKGLVMAVLIAALVSTIDSALNALSTVFTMDIFVKKIQPTASQKKIVKVGHMVTVSGAILSIFITMAIDSIKGLNLFDVFQSVLGFIAPPMSVVFLFGVLWKKTTTKAANSILIFGTLLSLTVGVLYLWVFPNDPTSGVKIWPHFLLLSFYIFVFLSMMIVLISYLDKQSNPYQSTLNYTQAKLSPKVKFLWAILIITMIGLYLFFNGH; encoded by the coding sequence ATGAATATATACGACCAATTAGAATTTTTTGACTTCGCTGTAGTAGGTATGTACCTGCTCGTATTAATAGGTATTGGTGCGTGGATTAGCATTAGAAACAAAAGACCTGCCGATGAAAACTACTTTCTAGCAGGAAACTCTTTAAATTGGACCAGTATTGGTTTTAACATGTGGGGTACCAATGTGGGACCTTCTATGTTAATAGCATCAGCGAGTATAGGGTATTCTACAGGTATTGTTGCTGGAAATTTTTCATGGTATGCTTTCATCTTTATATTTTTATTGGCAGTGGTATTTGCGCCCCGATATTTAGGAGCCAGAGTACAAACCTTGCCCGAATTTATGGGAAAACGTTTTGGTAACTCTACTCAAAATATTTTAGCGTGGTACACGATTGTAACCGTATTGTTAAGCTGGTTGTCGTTAACATTGTTTGCTGGCGGTATTTTAATTCAGCAAATACTTAATTTACCAATGTGGCTATCGGTAGTTATATTGTTACTAATCGCAGGCTTTTTTACCATGGCAGGCGGACTTAAAACCATCGCTTATACGAACGTGATTCAAATGGTATTATTAATAATTGTGTCATTTTCATTAATGTGGGTTGGTTTAGATAAAGTTGGGGGTGTTAGTGCTTTAATCGAAAAAACACCATCCAATTATTGGAACCTGTTTTTACCTAGCGATGATGTCAATTACCCTTGGACTGCTATATTGTTAGGTTATCCTATTATGGGTGTTTGGTTTTGGTGTACAGACCAATCTATGGTACAATCGGTATTGGGAGCTAAAAGCATAAAGCAAGGTCAGTTAGGGGCTAATTTTACAGGTTGGCTAAAAATTATTGATGTGCCATTGTTTATATTCCCTGGAATTATGTGCTTTATATTATTTCCTAATTTAAGTAATCCAGATGAAGCTTACATGACCATGGTAACGGAGTTGTTTCCGACAGGTATGAAAGGGTTGGTTATGGCGGTTCTTATTGCAGCATTGGTAAGTACTATAGATTCTGCGTTAAATGCATTGAGTACGGTTTTTACGATGGACATCTTTGTGAAAAAAATCCAGCCTACTGCCAGTCAGAAGAAAATTGTTAAAGTAGGTCATATGGTTACAGTTTCGGGAGCCATCTTGTCTATATTCATTACCATGGCAATAGATAGTATTAAAGGACTTAATCTATTCGATGTGTTTCAGTCCGTATTAGGGTTTATAGCACCACCTATGTCAGTTGTGTTTCTGTTTGGAGTTTTATGGAAAAAAACAACCACAAAAGCAGCCAATAGTATTTTAATCTTTGGAACTTTACTTAGTTTAACGGTTGGTGTCTTATACCTTTGGGTATTCCCTAACGACCCAACTTCTGGAGTTAAAATCTGGCCGCATTTTTTACTGTTGTCTTTTTATATTTTCGTGTTTCTATCAATGATGATAGTGCTTATTTCATATTTAGACAAGCAAAGTAATCCGTATCAAAGTACATTAAATTATACCCAAGCGAAATTGTCACCAAAAGTAAAGTTCCTTTGGGCAATACTTATCATTACAATGATTGGGTTGTATCTGTTTTTTAATGGGCATTGA